A genomic stretch from Lathyrus oleraceus cultivar Zhongwan6 chromosome 2, CAAS_Psat_ZW6_1.0, whole genome shotgun sequence includes:
- the LOC127118002 gene encoding glucan endo-1,3-beta-glucosidase encodes MQHFTLVTIFLVLSLTHLTPSDGGSIGINYGRIANNLPSAMKVVHLLKSQGLDRVKVYDTDPSVLRALSGSKIKVTVDLPNQQLFAAAKAPSFALSWVERNVVAYYPHTQIEAIAVGNEVFVDPSNTTKFLVPAMKNIYRALQKHNLHSDIKVSSPIALSALGNSYPSSSGSFRPELIQPVFKPMLDFIRETGSYLMVNVYPFFAYESNADVISLDYALFRQNPGQVDPGNGLRYTNLFDAQIDAVFAALNSLKYDDVNIVVSETGWPSKGDGNEVGASVENAAAYNGNLVRKILTGSGTPLRPKADLTVYLFALFNENQKPGPTSERNFGLFYPNEKKVYDVPLTVEALKNYHDNPSPVAGGANQPTPSEGGGNGGVSKSTTGNTWCVANPYADKNKLQAALDFACGEGGADCRSIQPNSTCYNPNTLVSHASFAFNSYYQKQARAGGSCYFGGTSYVVTQEPKYGDCEYPTGY; translated from the exons ATGCAGCACTTCACCCTCGTTACGATCTTTCTCGTACTTTCCCTCACCCATCTCACTCCCTCTGATGGAGGTTCCATAGGAATAAACTACGGTCGCATAGCCAACAACCTCCCCTCCGCCATGAAAGTAGTCCATCTCCTCAAATCACAAGGTCTGGACCGTGTCAAAGTCTACGACACCGACCCTTCAGTTCTCCGAGCATTATCCGGATCCAAAATCAAAGTAACCGTTGATCTCCCAAACCAACAACTCTTCGCAGCCGCAAAAGCACCTTCCTTTGCTCTGTCATGGGTCGAACGAAACGTCGTAGCTTACTACCCTCACACCCAAATCGAAGCCATTGCAGTTGGTAACGAAGTCTTCGTGGATCCCAGCAACACCACAAAGTTCCTCGTACCCGCCATGAAAAACATCTACAGAGCACTCCAAAAACATAACCTCCACTCCGACATTAAAGTTTCCTCCCCCATCGCACTTTCCGCACTTGGTAACTCTTACCCTTCCTCATCAGGGTCATTCCGACCCGAGTTAATCCAACCCGTTTTTAAACCCATGCTAGATTTTATCCGCGAAACCGGTTCTTACCTTATGGTAAACGTTTACCCTTTTTTCGCTTACGAGTCAAACGCTGACGTCATCTCTTTAGATTATGCTCTATTTAGACAAAACCCGGGTCAGGTGGATCCGGGTAACGGGTTAAGATATACAAACCTCTTCGACGCTCAAATCGACGCCGTTTTCGCTGCACTCAATAGTTTGAAATACGACGATGTGAACATTGTCGTTTCAGAGACAGGCTGGCCTTCGAAAGGTGATGGCAATGAGGTGGGTGCGAGTGTAGAGAATGCAGCTGCTTACAACGGGAATCTCGTCCGTAAGATCTTGACTGGAAGTGGGACCCCTTTGAGACCTAAAGCAGATCTAACCGTTTATTTATTCGCACttttcaatgaaaatcagaaaCCTGGCCCCACTTCTGAGAGAAATTTCGGTTTGTTTTACCCTAATGAAAAGAAGGTTTACGACGTTCCATTAACCGTGGAGGCGCTTAAAAATTACCACGACAATCCGTCACCGGTTGCCGGTGGTGCAAACCAGCCTACTCCGTCGGAGGGAGGTGGTAATGGCGGTGTTTCGAAGAGTACTACCGGGAACACGTGGTGCGTTGCGAATCCTTACGCGGATAAAAATAAGCTACAAGCTGCTTTAGATTTTGCTTGTGGTGAAGGAGGTGCTGATTGCCGTTCGATTCAGCCGAACTCCACGTGTTACAATCCTAACACATTGGTTTCGCACGCTTCGTTTGCGTTTAACAGTTATTATCAAAAACAAGCACGTGCTGGCGGGAGTTGCTATTTCGGTGGTACGTCGTACGTGGTCACGCAAGAGCCTA AATATGGTGACTGTGAATATCCCACTGGATATTAA
- the LOC127121848 gene encoding uncharacterized protein LOC127121848, with protein MVCEFPDVFHEDICDLPLEHEVDFTIDLVPGTRPVSMDPYIMFVSELGELKSQLEDMLEKNGGIAVDSSKVDAVLQWKAPKSDTKIRSFLGLSGYYKRFIEGRVLMQYGKVAAYVSRQVKIYERNYLTHYLELAPVVFVLKKLKIEHQKSYGMMQPLDILEWKWDNILMDFVTGLSNTPRESDAIWVIVDRLTKSAYFNLIKIRLSLQKLTEIHISVIVKIHGIMSSIIFYTDPRFTSKFSKSLQEALGTRLRKYIPDPSHIIQIDNMHVRDNITVEASPMRIEDREAKQLKGKEIALVKLSNWQHGECHSIFMGNFCSSLKFVAISYYNMPHMGIPAPPKK; from the exons ATGGTGTGTGAATTTCCTGATGTTTTCCATGAAGATATTTGTGACTTACCTCTAGAACATGAAGTTGATTTTACCATagatttagtacctggtactagacctGTGTCTATGGATCCATACATAATGTTTGTGTCAGAATTGGGTGAACTAAAGAGTCAGTTAGAAGATATGCTTGAAAAGAA TGGTGGAATAGCAGTGGATTCATCCAAGGTAGACGCGGTGCTACAATGGAAGGCTCCTAAGTCAGATACAAAGATCAGAAGTTTTCTGGGATTGTCTGGTTACTACAAGAGATTTATTGAAG GTAGGGTGCTTATGCAATATGGAAAAGTGGCAGCTTATGTTTCGCGACAGGTGAAGATTTATGAGAGGAATTATCTTACCCATTATTTAGAGTTGGCACCAGTGGTGTTTGTGCTGAAG AAGTTGAAGATTGAGCACCAGAAGTCATATGGAATGATGCAACCATTGGATATTCTTGAATGGAAGTGGGACAATATCTTGATGGATTTTGTGACTGGTTTGTCGAATACTCCTAGAGAGAGTGATGCgatttgggtgattgtggatagattgactAAATCGGCATATTTTAACCTAATTAAGATCAGGCTTTCATTGCAGAAGCTGACTGAGATCCATATTAGTGTGATTGTGAAGATACATGGTATTATGTCGAGTATTATTTTTTACACAGACCCAAGATTCACGTCTAAGTTTTCGAAGAGTTTGCAGGAGGCTTTGGGTACTAGACTGAG GAAGTATATTCCCGATCCATCTCATATAATCCAAATTGATAATATGCATGTGAGGGATAACATAACTGTCGAGGCATCACCTATGAGAATAGAGGATCGTGAAGCGAAGCAGCTCAAAGGTAAAGAGATTGCTCTAGTGAA GTTATCAAATTGGCAGCATGGAGAATGTCATAGCATATTTATGGGCAACTTTTGTTCGTCTTTGAAATTTGTTGCCATTAGCTACTACAACATGCCGCATATGGGAATTCCTGCCCCACCTAAG AAATAA